TCGAGCGCCGCCAGCGCTGCCTTCTGCGAGATGGAGGTCGGATTGGAAACTTCCTGGCTCTGAACGTTATCCATCGCTTTTATTATTTCGAGCGGGCCTGCCGCGTACCCGATACGCCAGCCGGTCATGCAATAGGCTTTGGATACGCCGTTCACGGTAATGGTGTGTCTGAAAATATCATCGGACAACGATCCGATCGAAACATGTTTCGCCCCACCGAACACGAGCTTTTCGTATATCTCATCCGAAAGAACGTAAATATCTTTTTGGACAATTACTTGTGCAAGCGAGCGCAGTTCATTTTCCGTGTAAATCATTCCGGTCGGATTGGAGGGTGAATTCAATACAACCAGTTTTGTTTTCGGTGTAACAGCCTTCCGTAACTGATCGGCCGTAATCTTCAGGCCGTTTTCAACGGAGCTTTCCAGAAATACGGGAATCCCGCCGGCGAGCTTGACCATTTCCGGATACGACACCCAGTAGGGAGCCGGAATGATTACCTCGTCACCGGGGCCGGTAAGGACTAAAATCGTCAAAAAAACACTATGCTTGGCGCCGCAGCCTATCAATACCTGAGAAGGATCGTATGAAAGCCCGTTATCGCGGCGGAATTTATTGCAGACAGCCTTCCGGAGTTCCGGGATACCCGC
This DNA window, taken from bacterium, encodes the following:
- a CDS encoding pyridoxal phosphate-dependent aminotransferase, with product MLLSPNVSIIEPSITLAISAKAKAMKDKGVDVIALSAGEPDFGTPEHICDAAVEAIRAGFTRYTPSAGIPELRKAVCNKFRRDNGLSYDPSQVLIGCGAKHSVFLTILVLTGPGDEVIIPAPYWVSYPEMVKLAGGIPVFLESSVENGLKITADQLRKAVTPKTKLVVLNSPSNPTGMIYTENELRSLAQVIVQKDIYVLSDEIYEKLVFGGAKHVSIGSLSDDIFRHTITVNGVSKAYCMTGWRIGYAAGPLEIIKAMDNVQSQEVSNPTSISQKAALAALDGPEDFIPGMVDAYEKRRKYMVDRLNGMEGVRCMMPEGAFYVFPDVSGVYGRRFKGMTIDGSYAFSDYMLDEWKIAIVPGIGFGADNHVRLSSATSMGNIEKALDRFQSGLDALE